Proteins from a single region of Bombus huntii isolate Logan2020A chromosome 2, iyBomHunt1.1, whole genome shotgun sequence:
- the LOC126878209 gene encoding UPF0669 protein v1g209471-like, translated as MKNIFIFLVLISYVLASTDKLLHYVTDEVAGGSYKYYNLAYDGFVRIVLISEVGDTDLYASQIITKPTYEPDRYCLQSATCGDDVIVIPDSFKRPVSIGIYGHPSHENSKYILLVYETTDTENTSFKRNLDIHNEEQKPSVSSSIIWYLLDFLFHILF; from the exons ATgaagaatatatttatatttctagtTTTG ATATCCTATGTGTTAGCATCTACagataaattattacattatgtaaCTGATGAAGTTGCAGGAGGttcatacaaatattataatttagcTTACGATGGTTTTGTTAGAATAGTGTTAATATCTGA ggTTGGAGATACAGATTTATATGCTTCgcaaataataacaaaacCGACATACGAACCAGATCGGTATTGTCTTCAATCTGCTACATGTGGGGATGATGTTATTGTTATTCCTGAtag CTTTAAAAGACCAGTTAGTATAGGAATATATGGACATCCATCACATGAAAAtagtaaatatattcttttagTGTATGAAACAACAGATACAGAAAACACAtcatttaaaagaaatttagataTTCATAATGAg gaACAAAAGCCATCAGTCTCATCATCCATTATCTGGTATTTGTtagattttctttttcatatattattttga
- the LOC126876260 gene encoding DNA repair endonuclease XPF, with translation MLEYENQIFLEILHEDGLVITAKGLGLETVFANILRAYIDPGNLVIVLGTTNHDEQYFIDFLKSQGLNQLPRIVSSEYTSDEREGLYLEGGVLFMSGRILIVDFIKKRVPLNLITGILVYRAHNILNSYQEAFALRLYRQHNKTGFIKAFTNSALAFTVGFMQVERVMKALFVKKLFLWPRFHTLVNNSLEKNKPDVIELHIKITPKMLNIQTSLLDIMNYIIKELKRLNKYLDLDDLTVENAIAKKFHKQLQSQLDPMWHQLSSTSKQLLSDLKMLRDLLACSTYEDCVSFYAMLNRLRTMEYAVKNSGWLMSDSVDALFKNAKDRIYNEKNEIKPEATPKWTALTEVLLEIENDNKKNKNNKNPEKVLILVHDRNICYQLRNYLTMGANKYLLYEAVKKLSHKEITKTTGKNAEEKSTSAENNEHSTEEEQDAYVLTLSQKVKEENQSDSTAEDNKQQTLFEDCSQIADLDLTNINTNTPIVLIQCLKKHGDPMALQRALTEHTPNNIIMYVADMSAVRQIEVYQNNNPSIDLKVYFLIYESSVEEQEYLTSLRREKEAFHLLINAKTTMVIPEDQDGKSEDCLNLAIQSNADGELSTRKGGLSKISEIPNTVIVDMREFRSELPAILYTRGMKVEPITLQVGDYILSPDICVERKSISDLIGSLNSGRLYNQAIAMTRHYSKPMLLIEFDPNKPFCFQGYYYASKDVQNMFITSKLQLLTLHFPRLKLVWSPGPHATAQLFEELKQGKDQPNAEKVAQVGIEENKEILAEKYNPRIQDFVSKLPGVTSKNLHLILGKGQSLDHLNKLTKEELIEMIENKTEAEMLYSAFHEKLSSAEEKSSTNSKKLASKGRGKKLFTKIKQ, from the exons ATGTTGGAGTACGagaatcaaatatttttggaaataCTCCATGAAGATGGTTTGGTTATTACGGCAAA aGGACTTGGCTTAGAAACTGTATTTGCAAATATATTAAGAGCATACATAGATCCTGGAAATTTAGTTATAGTTTTAGGGACTACAAATCACGatgaacaatattttattgattttttaaaaagtcAAGGACTCAATCAATTACCCCGTATTGTATCTTCCGAATATACCTCTGATGAAAG aGAAGGACTGTATTTGGAAGGTGGTGTGCTATTTATGTCAGGTCGAATTCTTATAGtagatttcataaaaaaaagagttccattaaatttaattactgGAATTCTTGTATACAGAgcacataatatattaaattcataTCAAGAAGCATTCGCTCTTCGTTTATATAGGCAACACAATAAA aCTGGTTTTATTAAAGCTTTCACTAATTCGGCATTGGCATTTACTGTTGGATTTATGCAAGTAGAACGAGTAATGAAAgcattatttgttaaaaaattgtttttatgGCCGCGTTTTCATACACTTGTAAATAATagtttagaaaaaaataag cCAGATGTTATCGAATTACACATAAAAATTACACcaaaaatgttaaacattCAAACTTCTTTACTTGATATAatgaattatataataaaagaacTAAAAAGGCTTAATAAATAT TTGGATTTAGATGATTTAACTGTTGAAAATGCAATAGCTAAAAAGTTTCATAAACAATTACAATCACAATTAGATCCTATGTGGCATCAACTTAGTTCTACTTCTAAACAATTATTATCTGATTTAAAAATGTTACGTGATCTTCTCGC aTGTTCAACATATGAAGATTGTGTATCGTTTTATGCTATGTTAAATCGCTTACGCACAATGGAATATGCTGTAAAAAATAGTGGCTGGTTAATGTCAGATTCTGTAGAtgctttatttaaaaatgcgAAAGACAGAATTTATAACGAAAAAAATG aaataaaaccTGAAGCTACTCCAAAATGGACAGCATTAACGGAAGTATTACTTGAAATTGAGAATGAcaataaaaagaacaaaaataacaaaaatccTGAAAAGGTTCTTATTTTGGTACATGATCGAAATATTTGTTATCAgttaagaaattatttaactaTGGGTgccaataaatatttactgtATGAAGCAGTAAAGAAACTTTCTcataaagaaataacaaaaacaAC TGGAAAGAATGCAGAAGAAAAATCTACATCTGCAGAAAATAATGAACATAGTACAGAGGAAGAACAAGATGCTTATGTATTAACATTATCTCAAAAAGTCAAAGAAGAAAATCAATCTGATTCAACAGCTGAAGATAACAAACAACAGACTTTATTTGAAGATTGCTCACAA ATTGCTGATCTGGATTTAACTAACATAAATACAAACACACCTATTGTTTTGATACAGTGTTTGAAAAAACACGGTGATCCAATGGCATTGCAACGTGCTTTAACAGAACATACACCAAATAATATCATTATGTACGTAGCGGACATGTCTGCTGTACGACAAATTGAA gtttatcaaaataataatcCATCGATAGATTTAAAAGTATATTTCTTAATCTATGAGAGCTCAGTGGAAGAACAAGAATACCTTACATCTTTAAgacgagaaaaagaagcaTTTCATCTATTGATTAATGCTAAAACT ACAATGGTTATTCCTGAAGACCAAGACGGAAAATCTGAAGATTGTTTAAATCTTGCAATACAATCGAATGCAGATGGTGAATTGAGTACACGTAAAGGTGGTTTATCGAAAATATCTGAAATTCCTAATACTGTCATAGTTGACATGAGAGAATTCAGAAGTGAACTACCTGCTATACTTTATACACGAGGCATGAAAGTTGAACCTATAACATTACAG GTGGGAGATTACATTTTATCACCAGATATTTGCGTTGAAAGGAAGAGTATTTCTGATTTAATTGGTTCTTTAAATAGTGGGAGATTATACAATCAAGCTATTGCTATGACAAGACATTACAGCAAACCAATGCTTCTAATAGAATTTGATCCAAATAAACCATTCTGTTTtcaa GGATATTATTATGCTAGCAAGGATGTTCAAAATATGTTTATCACTTCAAAACTTCAACTTTTAACTTTACATTTTCCTCGTTTGAAACTTGTATGGTCACCTGGACCTCATGCAACAGCACAATTATTTGAAGAACTGaag caAGGAAAAGATCAACCAAATGCAGAGAAAGTTGCGCAAGTTGGAATTgaagaaaacaaagaaatattagCAGAGAAATATAATCCTCGTATTCAAGATTTTGTTTCAAAATTACCTGGGGTTACTTccaaaaatttacatttaatattaGGTAAAGGACAATCACTAGATCATCTTAATAAACTTACAAAG GAAGAACTTATTGAGATGATTGAAAATAAAACCGAAGCAGAAATGTTATATAGTGCATTTCATGAAAAACTTTCTTCAGCTGAAGAAAAATCAAGCACAAATAGTAAAAAACTTGCATCCAAAGGTCGAGGAAAAAAACTGTTTACTAAAATCAAAcagtaa
- the LOC126876353 gene encoding uncharacterized protein LOC126876353 isoform X2: MLYSDLLPLTCQYFLNLCTGYDEVKECYKDAYYINTCLHRIVKDGWLQCGGIGGFEPFQSDKNNAADVTIPDESYCVPHDRRGVLSMTNDGKHCNGSQFVVCLKPNPWMNHFYVAFGQLIDGAKTLKILEDISTYYEHPLKKIVISQCGEYSFNNELKLEAESRIFLKHQPPASIEGEDVRITDTAFDFYSITPWLDNIVDSIDIRDTESLLLAKRYLNGLYCLSSDYEPGMDMRFYEKIHLIGMAEYNTITAKLHDLLLNFQPDIMTEQEKMRFISEISKIILAYIFHHEHNEFCLQHISFNTHATIHKILEIAHEIVLKTIKKAAKKSIISRECGTAKIAKIFELKHVNNILVSEGCMSLIEEILNKAILCLLKTVEMQE; encoded by the exons ATG CTATATTCTGATTTGTTGCCATTAACttgtcaatattttttaaatctttgcACTGGATAtgatgaagtaaaagaatgttACAAAGATgcttattatataaatacatgtTTGCATCGTATAGTTAAAGATGGATGGCTCCAATGTGGAGGTATAGGAG GATTTGAACCATTTCAATCGGATAAAAATAATGCTGCTGATGTTACAATACCTGATGAATCTTATTGTGTTCCTCATGATCGTCGAGGAGTTCTTTCAATGACAAATGATGGCAAACATTGTAATGGATCACAATTTGTTGTATGTTTAAAACCAAATCCTTGGATGAATCATTTTTATGTTGCTTTTGG ACAACTTATAGATGGTGCTaaaactttaaaaatattagaagaTATTTCAACATATTATGAACATCcacttaaaaaaattgtaatttcacAATGTGGAGAATATAGCTTTAATAATGAACTTAAGTTGGAGGCAGAATCAAGGATCTTCCTT AAACATCAACCACCAGCAAGTATAGAAGGAGAAGATGTAAGAATCACTGATACTGCATTTGATTTTTACTCTATTACACCATGGCTTGATAATATTGTGGATAGTATAGACATTCGCGATACTGAATCGCTTTTGTTGGCTAAACGGTATTTAAATGGTCTCTATTGTCTTTCAAGTGACTATGAACCAG GAATGGATATGcgtttttatgaaaaaattcaTCTAATTGGTATGGCAGAATATAATACGATAACTGCTAAACTTCACGATTTATTGTTGAATTTTCAACCAGATATAATGACTGAACAAGAAAAAATGAGATTTATCTcagaaatttctaaaattattttagcGTACATTTTTCATCATGAGCATAATGAA TTTTGTCTACaacatatttcatttaatactCATGCAacaatacataaaatattagaaattgcACATGAAATAGTATTAAAAACTATTAAAAAGGCTGCAAAGAAATCTATAATTTCTCGGGAATGTGGAACTGCGAAAATTGCAAA gATATTTGAACTAAAACATGTCAATAATATATTAGTCTCAGAAGGTTGTATGTCACTAatagaagaaatattaaataaagcTATATTGTGTTTATTAAAAACTGTTGAAATgcaagaataa
- the LOC126876353 gene encoding uncharacterized protein LOC126876353 isoform X1 has translation MWSLTQTVAIFINNKFLGNDIQFLHYISQDYIFSLPVGVEYYEDLAAEHCKKFMEKSKRKYVYFTFSIDDTPIGSFVFMLYSDLLPLTCQYFLNLCTGYDEVKECYKDAYYINTCLHRIVKDGWLQCGGIGGFEPFQSDKNNAADVTIPDESYCVPHDRRGVLSMTNDGKHCNGSQFVVCLKPNPWMNHFYVAFGQLIDGAKTLKILEDISTYYEHPLKKIVISQCGEYSFNNELKLEAESRIFLKHQPPASIEGEDVRITDTAFDFYSITPWLDNIVDSIDIRDTESLLLAKRYLNGLYCLSSDYEPGMDMRFYEKIHLIGMAEYNTITAKLHDLLLNFQPDIMTEQEKMRFISEISKIILAYIFHHEHNEFCLQHISFNTHATIHKILEIAHEIVLKTIKKAAKKSIISRECGTAKIAKIFELKHVNNILVSEGCMSLIEEILNKAILCLLKTVEMQE, from the exons ATGTGGTCATTAACACAAACTGTtgctatttttataaataataaattcctTGGTAATGATATACAATTCTTGCACTATATAAGTCAAGATTATATTTTTAGCTTACCTGTTGGTGTAGAATATTATGAAGATCTTGCTGCAGAACATTGCAaaaaatttatggaaaaatCTAAG agaaaatatgtttatttcacattttctATAGATGATACACCTATTGGTTCATTCGTGTTTATG CTATATTCTGATTTGTTGCCATTAACttgtcaatattttttaaatctttgcACTGGATAtgatgaagtaaaagaatgttACAAAGATgcttattatataaatacatgtTTGCATCGTATAGTTAAAGATGGATGGCTCCAATGTGGAGGTATAGGAG GATTTGAACCATTTCAATCGGATAAAAATAATGCTGCTGATGTTACAATACCTGATGAATCTTATTGTGTTCCTCATGATCGTCGAGGAGTTCTTTCAATGACAAATGATGGCAAACATTGTAATGGATCACAATTTGTTGTATGTTTAAAACCAAATCCTTGGATGAATCATTTTTATGTTGCTTTTGG ACAACTTATAGATGGTGCTaaaactttaaaaatattagaagaTATTTCAACATATTATGAACATCcacttaaaaaaattgtaatttcacAATGTGGAGAATATAGCTTTAATAATGAACTTAAGTTGGAGGCAGAATCAAGGATCTTCCTT AAACATCAACCACCAGCAAGTATAGAAGGAGAAGATGTAAGAATCACTGATACTGCATTTGATTTTTACTCTATTACACCATGGCTTGATAATATTGTGGATAGTATAGACATTCGCGATACTGAATCGCTTTTGTTGGCTAAACGGTATTTAAATGGTCTCTATTGTCTTTCAAGTGACTATGAACCAG GAATGGATATGcgtttttatgaaaaaattcaTCTAATTGGTATGGCAGAATATAATACGATAACTGCTAAACTTCACGATTTATTGTTGAATTTTCAACCAGATATAATGACTGAACAAGAAAAAATGAGATTTATCTcagaaatttctaaaattattttagcGTACATTTTTCATCATGAGCATAATGAA TTTTGTCTACaacatatttcatttaatactCATGCAacaatacataaaatattagaaattgcACATGAAATAGTATTAAAAACTATTAAAAAGGCTGCAAAGAAATCTATAATTTCTCGGGAATGTGGAACTGCGAAAATTGCAAA gATATTTGAACTAAAACATGTCAATAATATATTAGTCTCAGAAGGTTGTATGTCACTAatagaagaaatattaaataaagcTATATTGTGTTTATTAAAAACTGTTGAAATgcaagaataa
- the LOC126876353 gene encoding probable inactive peptidyl-prolyl cis-trans isomerase-like 6 isoform X3 encodes MWSLTQTVAIFINNKFLGNDIQFLHYISQDYIFSLPVGVEYYEDLAAEHCKKFMEKSKRKYVYFTFSIDDTPIGSFVFMLYSDLLPLTCQYFLNLCTGYDEVKECYKDAYYINTCLHRIVKDGWLQCGGIGGFEPFQSDKNNAADVTIPDESYCVPHDRRGVLSMTNDGKHCNGSQFVVCLKPNPWMNHFYVAFGQLIDGAKTLKILEDISTYYEHPLKKIVISQCGEYSFNNELKLEAESRIFLKHQPPASIEGEDVRITDTAFDFYSITPWLDNIVDSIDIRDTESLLLAKRYLNGLYCLSSDYEPGMDMRFYEKIHLIGMAEYNTITAKLHDLLLNFQPDIMTEQEKMRFISEISKIILAYIFHHEHNEDI; translated from the exons ATGTGGTCATTAACACAAACTGTtgctatttttataaataataaattcctTGGTAATGATATACAATTCTTGCACTATATAAGTCAAGATTATATTTTTAGCTTACCTGTTGGTGTAGAATATTATGAAGATCTTGCTGCAGAACATTGCAaaaaatttatggaaaaatCTAAG agaaaatatgtttatttcacattttctATAGATGATACACCTATTGGTTCATTCGTGTTTATG CTATATTCTGATTTGTTGCCATTAACttgtcaatattttttaaatctttgcACTGGATAtgatgaagtaaaagaatgttACAAAGATgcttattatataaatacatgtTTGCATCGTATAGTTAAAGATGGATGGCTCCAATGTGGAGGTATAGGAG GATTTGAACCATTTCAATCGGATAAAAATAATGCTGCTGATGTTACAATACCTGATGAATCTTATTGTGTTCCTCATGATCGTCGAGGAGTTCTTTCAATGACAAATGATGGCAAACATTGTAATGGATCACAATTTGTTGTATGTTTAAAACCAAATCCTTGGATGAATCATTTTTATGTTGCTTTTGG ACAACTTATAGATGGTGCTaaaactttaaaaatattagaagaTATTTCAACATATTATGAACATCcacttaaaaaaattgtaatttcacAATGTGGAGAATATAGCTTTAATAATGAACTTAAGTTGGAGGCAGAATCAAGGATCTTCCTT AAACATCAACCACCAGCAAGTATAGAAGGAGAAGATGTAAGAATCACTGATACTGCATTTGATTTTTACTCTATTACACCATGGCTTGATAATATTGTGGATAGTATAGACATTCGCGATACTGAATCGCTTTTGTTGGCTAAACGGTATTTAAATGGTCTCTATTGTCTTTCAAGTGACTATGAACCAG GAATGGATATGcgtttttatgaaaaaattcaTCTAATTGGTATGGCAGAATATAATACGATAACTGCTAAACTTCACGATTTATTGTTGAATTTTCAACCAGATATAATGACTGAACAAGAAAAAATGAGATTTATCTcagaaatttctaaaattattttagcGTACATTTTTCATCATGAGCATAATGAA gATATTTGA
- the LOC126876380 gene encoding zinc finger protein 277 codes for MNSTEKYKDLLPINSVYNEDDTVFKSQFVGLDDKPYNTKCVLCDEKFVLPKNEKELLSHLFEKHRLVIGDVWNIASLKSYIHYWSVKFKEEPLTKFCTTMLMDCTPDGEPSKNEKYYLLSDCISEDKTLRHEIHQAKLEWVLSEQARERKDTNFNRGCMFCRTEFSGLRITYIKHLAQKHNLYLGKPDNLVFIDEFLDKIQTAIESLICIYCEKLFKDRTALKEHMRKKLHKRINPNNKEYDKFYINNYLEPGKSWRHKQNTHTENDVVGDQSSENEDEDTWSDWNDEGIGISCLFCTYSDKHFHHILTHMKAEHDFDFKIASKDLTFYQKVKVVNYVRRQIHLKQCVFCEMKVDTVLEHMKEENHFKIPSQKVWDQPEYYFPMNENESFLYNLDTSSTSDEESDIENATETMYETLK; via the exons ATGAATTCGAcag aaaaatataaagatttgtTACCTATAAACAGTGTTTATAATGAAGATGATACTGTATTTAAATCTCAATTTGTTGGACTTGATGATAAACCTTACAATACAAAATGTGTTTTGTGCGATGAAAAATTCGTTCTtccaaaaaatgaaaaagaattgTTGTCtcatttatttgaaaaacatcGTCTTGTAATAGGAGATGTTTGGAATATTGCTAGTTTAAAAAG CTATATACATTATTGGAGTGTGAAATTTAAGGAAGAGCCTTTAACTAAATTCTGTACAACAATGTTAATGGATTGCACCCCTGATGGAGAACcaagtaaaaatgaaaaatattatctaCTTTCTGATTGTATTTCAGAAGATAAAACTTTAAGACATGAAATACATCAAGCTAAACTG GAATGGGTTTTATCAGAACAAGcaagagaaaggaaagataCAAACTTTAATCGTGGTTGCATGTTTTGTAGAACAGAATTTTCAGGtttacgtattacgtatataaAGCACTTAGCCcaaaaacataatttatacCTTGGGAAACCAGATAATTTGGTATTCATAGATGAATTTTTAGATAAAATTCAAACAGCTATTGAAAG ttTGATATGCATATATtgtgaaaaattgtttaaagatCGTACAGCTTTAAAGGAACATATGCGTAAGAAGTTACACAAAAGGATAAATCCAAATAATAAAGAgtatgataaattttatataaataattacttgGAACCTGGAAAATCGTGGAGACATAAACAG AATACTCACACTGAAAATGATGTGGTAGGAGATCAAAGCAGTGAAAATGAGGATGAAGATACCTGGTCAGATTGGAATGATGAAGGCATTGGAATATCTTGTTTGTTCTGTACTTACAGTGATAAACATTTCCATCATATTCTTACACATATGAAAGCAGAACAtgattttgattttaaaattGCATCAAAAGATTtaacattttatcaaaaa GTAAAAGTAGTTAATTATGTCAGAAGACAAATTCATTTAAAACAATGTGTCTTTTGTGAAATGAAAGTGGATACTGTTTTGGAACACATGAAGGAAGAAAATCATTTTAAGATACCTTCACAAAAAGTGTGGGATCAACCAGA GTATTATTTTCCTATGAATGAAAATGAAtcctttttatataatttggATACAAGTAGTACTAGTGATGAAGAAAGTGATATTGAAAATGCTACAGAGACAATGTatgaaacacttaaataa